Proteins encoded by one window of Musa acuminata AAA Group cultivar baxijiao chromosome BXJ2-9, Cavendish_Baxijiao_AAA, whole genome shotgun sequence:
- the LOC135623328 gene encoding STOREKEEPER protein-like, which yields MSSKRAAAEAESSASDFSNASSSSDEKGEQEEDVRLSSVPQVPKPMKPSKHPSAATSSHDGEEDDDDSSNEEDGQRNKHQGDNGSEEEEDDDDEGSSDEGSDSDDANTMNKPLPPPPPPPPPPKPQFQPLPKPTPEPSDSGSSGDSDSESDSSDDAPVTPGSRPSRAVDPSIKPINTKPMDTPNKPSKQANSPAPLQDRESLKRKHDVVERSELDNHGGQKRQLFQRLWSLDNEIALLKGLVEYRSKKGTVAASAHDMEDLRNFIKGSFQTDFSNTQLADKVRRLKKKFETNNARAKNGADRTFTKPHEQDGYKLSKKVWGVNRITSEHLDANSADSEDNEESESEMMNIRKSNEQQLTSLVVSKCHDAIVCESGDIVRVKIQFPYLWETVTKMADEYLCGIAIKRALEMVDVAKAKLMEEKLKKLKTTQMRQHLRRIDLNKETVKLILDAIGRSK from the coding sequence ATGTCCTCGAAACGCGCTGCTGCTGAAGCCGAGTCTTCTGCATCCGACTTCTCGAACGCTTCCTCTTCATCCGACGAAAAAGGAGAGCAAGAAGAGGATGTGCGCCTCTCGTCTGTTCCTCAGGTACCCAAGCCCATGAAGCCCTCCAAGCACCCTTCCGCTGCCACCTCCAGCCACGACGGTGAAGAAGATGACGACGACAGTAGTAACGAGGAAGACGGCCAAAGAAACAAGCACCAGGGAGACAACGGCagtgaagaggaagaagacgacgacgacgaaggtTCCAGCGATGAAGGATCCGACTCTGATGACGCGAATACAATGAAtaagccgctgccgccgccgccgccaccaccaccaccaccaaagcCACAGTTCCAACCACTGCCTAAACCAACGCCTGAGCCGTCGGATTCTGGTTCCTCTGGTGATTCTGACTCTGAATCTGATTCCTCTGACGATGCACCTGTTACCCCTGGCTCCCGCCCATCTCGTGCCGTGGATCCGTCGATCAAGCCCATAAACACCAAGCCTATGGACACCCCTAACAAGCCGAGCAAGCAAGCCAATTCCCCTGCTCCTTTGCAGGACCGAGAATCTCTGAAAAGGAAGCATGACGTGGTGGAGCGCTCTGAGCTGGATAATCATGGTGGACAGAAGCGCCAATTGTTTCAAAGACTGTGGAGCTTAGACAATGAAATAGCTTTACTTAAGGGCCTGGTGGAGTACCGAAGTAAGAAGGGCACTGTTGCTGCTTCTGCCCATGACATGGAAGACCTTCGGAATTTTATCAAAGGTTCCTTCCAAACGGATTTCAGTAACACGCAGCTCGCTGATAAAGTGAGAAGGCTTAAGAAGAAGTTTGAGACAAATAATGCCCGTGCCAAAAATGGTGCAGACCGAACCTTCACCAAACCCCATGAGCAGGATGGGTATAAGCTCTCTAAGAAAGTTTGGGGAGTTAATAGGATAACCTCAGAGCATCTTGATGCTAATAGTGCTGACAGTGAGGACAATGAAGAAAGCGAGAGTGAGATGATGAACATTCGGAAATCAAACGAGCAGCAGTTGACCTCTCTTGTTGTGTCAAAGTGCCATGATGCTATTGTTTGTGAGAGTGGGGATATTGTAAGGGTTAAGATTCAGTTTCCGTACTTGTGGGAGACGGTAACCAAAATGGCAGATGAGTATTTGTGTGGGATAGCCATCAAGAGGGCCCTAGAGATGGTAGATGTTGCTAAGGCAAAATTGATGGAAGaaaagcttaaaaaattaaaaacaactcagaTGAGGCAGCACTTGCGAAGGATTGATCTGAACAAGGAGACAGTGAAGCTTATTCTTGATGCTATAGGGAGATCAAAGTGA